A window of the Spirochaetaceae bacterium genome harbors these coding sequences:
- a CDS encoding DUF433 domain-containing protein, whose product MGALGQVEKLLTTMTRAEKAQVLQWVARDVGDALPGIESSPKVCGGDPCIVRTRIPVWILEHARGLGTSEAELLGAYPTLRAEDLTNAWAYVRSHQQEINASIRENEDA is encoded by the coding sequence ATGGGTGCGCTCGGACAGGTCGAGAAGCTTCTGACAACCATGACGAGAGCGGAAAAGGCACAGGTCTTGCAGTGGGTTGCGCGCGACGTGGGAGACGCTCTTCCCGGAATCGAGAGTAGCCCCAAGGTGTGCGGAGGAGACCCCTGCATCGTAAGAACCAGAATACCGGTCTGGATACTGGAGCATGCCCGAGGGCTTGGCACCAGCGAGGCTGAGTTGCTCGGCGCCTACCCGACGCTCAGGGCGGAAGATCTGACCAACGCGTGGGCATATGTCCGTTCCCACCAACAGGAGATCAATGCCAGCATCCGTGAGAACGAGGACGCCTGA